The following proteins come from a genomic window of Mariniflexile sp. TRM1-10:
- a CDS encoding T9SS type A sorting domain-containing protein, producing the protein MKKQLLLFILPMLLLTATMQAQTHTWDFGLNSGGFWLDLPQMAANSPDQTIDGLTFVAGTAAFGGMRNVGATATFADGYTPVQEWQSQGSSQGTSALPARRYFSFPVSGDVDVKVWFRVNGTGGRTGYIGDGTNTLASATSELTTDGLIMLGTYTGGAGTIYISSSASVNYMKIQVGPVGTLGLDAKISSVSTNVQAVGSRVYVSNVKSSSEISIYSITGALVKSFKTNSDTNFAFKSGLYIATIKTLEGQKSVKLLLN; encoded by the coding sequence ATGAAAAAACAATTACTTTTATTTATTTTACCAATGTTGCTTTTAACTGCAACTATGCAAGCCCAAACTCATACTTGGGATTTTGGGCTTAACAGTGGTGGATTTTGGTTGGACCTTCCTCAAATGGCAGCTAATTCACCAGATCAAACCATAGATGGGTTAACTTTCGTTGCAGGCACTGCTGCTTTTGGAGGTATGCGGAATGTTGGTGCTACAGCAACATTTGCAGATGGTTATACCCCTGTTCAAGAATGGCAAAGTCAAGGTAGTAGTCAAGGTACTAGTGCTCTACCTGCTAGACGCTATTTCTCATTTCCTGTAAGTGGAGATGTAGATGTAAAAGTTTGGTTTAGAGTAAATGGTACTGGAGGTCGTACCGGTTACATAGGTGATGGTACAAATACATTAGCATCAGCAACCAGTGAATTAACTACAGACGGTCTTATTATGCTCGGTACTTATACTGGGGGAGCAGGTACTATTTATATATCCTCAAGTGCTTCAGTTAACTATATGAAAATTCAAGTAGGACCCGTTGGTACACTTGGTTTAGATGCTAAAATATCATCGGTTTCAACAAATGTTCAAGCTGTTGGAAGCAGAGTGTATGTATCAAACGTAAAATCTAGTTCTGAAATATCTATTTACAGTATTACAGGTGCATTAGTGAAATCATTTAAAACGAATAGCGATACTAATTTTGCTTTCAAATCTGGGTTATATATAGCTACTATTAAAACTTTAGAGGGTCAGAAATCTGTAAAATTATTATTGAATTAA